The Candidatus Fermentibacter sp. sequence GACTCTCGCTGTAACGGACAGCATCGGAATCGAACTCGGCGACAGCGCCTACGTCTTCGGCCAGATCGCAGGGGTCGCGTGGACCCCTTCGGGCGAGATAGCCGTGCTGGACCTCAAGAAGTGCTCGGTCCTGTTCTACGACCGGGAGGGAACCTATCTGAGATCGGTCGGCCGCCAGGGGAGCGGCCCGGGCGAGTTCCTCATGCCTTCCGCCTTCGCCTTCAGGCGCAGCGACGGCAGCATGGCCGTGGCCGACGCCATGGCCGCCAAGATCATGGTCTTCGACTCCACGGGAGCCCCGTCGGGCGAGATATCGGGCTTCTTCCCGACCGTGCCGATCCAGATCTCGGCGCTCGATTCGGCAGCGATCGTGGGCCTCAAGCCCGATTTCGAACAGAACGACCAGGGCATGTTCATGGGCTTCACGCTGGCCCGCTGGGAGGGATCCTCCATCGAGCCTGCCGTGGTCTACCACAGCGAGATGGGGCCCTTCGACCCGACAGACCTGGCTTCCACCATGTCCTCGGTGTTCTCGTTCGCCACCACGCCCGACGGGAGGGTGTTCAGGGCCCCGATGTCCGCCGACGAGTACC is a genomic window containing:
- a CDS encoding 6-bladed beta-propeller, whose product is MIFRRASVSAPAAALALVLAAGCGEKPADTVPDWAEGVPQRTLAVTDSIGIELGDSAYVFGQIAGVAWTPSGEIAVLDLKKCSVLFYDREGTYLRSVGRQGSGPGEFLMPSAFAFRRSDGSMAVADAMAAKIMVFDSTGAPSGEISGFFPTVPIQISALDSAAIVGLKPDFEQNDQGMFMGFTLARWEGSSIEPAVVYHSEMGPFDPTDLASTMSSVFSFATTPDGRVFRAPMSADEYLVEGYEPDGTVFLSIREPYEPVPKTEEEMADEKAFIEERMAASGTPPEMISWEPDPMRSAISGLLTDSDGNVWVRRGWVTDAVYDVFDTAGTLQYTVTVDYPGSTEYWSVVSGGDGFLAFDANPETYGRVFRLELR